The genomic region AACTAAAACCAATATGACATTTATAAAACAAAGGAATTTCTAAAATAGTTGCTTGTTCTGCACATCTATATCTGTCTATAAAACATTTTTTACCACCTACCTCCACAGACAATACAAAAGGACATAAAGCAAATTCTCTATCCGACCAGACTAAAAAATTCTGAGCAGTATTCAGCGACCAAATATGAACCGCAACCGCTGAACGAAGAATATTAGAAATGCGCTGATAAAGCGAAACAAAATCTACATTTAAAAGTCGCTTCTTGAGAATTTCTAAATCAATTTTATTAATGGTGTGGGATTCTTCTGTTTGCTTATCCATAACTGAATATCCCTCTCCCCAATAGATTGACGAACCAACCGTTCTACCAATTCATAATGATTGTTATTCTCACTTATATGAGCCAAAACAAGTACTCGAAGGGTATCATCAATAACCCAAGAAAGTAACTCTAACATTTGTTGATTGGACAAATGCCCAAACCTACTCTGTATTCGCTGTTTTATGTGAGCAGGATATATTCCGTTCATTAGCATATCCGGACAATAATTGGATTCAATTATTAGGCCATGGCAACCCTTCAATCTATTTACAATTAATTTCGAGGGATAACCACAATCCGTAGCAAAACCAAGTTTTGCATAATTATTGGATACGACATAATTTACCGGGTCGTTCGCATCGTGTGTTACCGAAAACGACTGGACATGAAATTCCCCGATATTTACGCTATCCCCGGACTCAAAAAGTTCAATATTTCTGTTATCATTGATAATTTCCCGCAAAGCGTTGTAGGTACCCCGCGTCATAAAAATAGGTATATCATAAATACTAACCAATCTCTTCAAGCCACATATATGGTCAGCATGTTCATGGGTAATAAAAATGGCTTCAATATCCTCAACGGTTCGTTCTATAGTTTCCAGCCTCTTTTTTATCTGGGGTAGACTAAATCCACAATCCAATAAAATGGATGCGCGTGCACCCTGTAT from Candidatus Hydrogenedens sp. harbors:
- a CDS encoding MBL fold metallo-hydrolase, whose protein sequence is MLSFSVLGSGSSGNATFIQGARASILLDCGFSLPQIKKRLETIERTVEDIEAIFITHEHADHICGLKRLVSIYDIPIFMTRGTYNALREIINDNRNIELFESGDSVNIGEFHVQSFSVTHDANDPVNYVVSNNYAKLGFATDCGYPSKLIVNRLKGCHGLIIESNYCPDMLMNGIYPAHIKQRIQSRFGHLSNQQMLELLSWVIDDTLRVLVLAHISENNNHYELVERLVRQSIGERDIQLWISKQKNPTPLIKLI